A stretch of DNA from Granulicella pectinivorans:
ATCCTCTGCAAGGAGACGCACTTCAACGTGATTCGCTTTGCGCCGCCGCTGACGATCGATCGTGAGGATCTGGAGTGGGCTGGCGACCGGATCGAGGCTGTGCTGACACGGCGGTAGGTTTATCGAGAGACATAAGGCTCCTGTGGCCAACTGAAAAACGTGGATCAGCCTCTAAACAGAGGCGATATTCGCGCACGATCAGTTGGGCCACAGGAGTTTTTTATGAGTCTGCAGGATGTATTTCTCGAAGAGCTTCGCGATCTCTACAGCGCGGAGAACCAGTTGGTGAAGGCTTTGCCGAAGATGGCGAAGGCCACCAAAACCGAATCGCTGAAGACCGCGTTTACCAATCATCTTGAAGAGACCAAGGGTCAGGTCGAGCGCCTGAAGCAGGCGTTCCAGATCCTGGGCAAGAAGCCGACGGGCCAGCACTGCAACGGCATGGAAGGCGTTGTGGAAGAGGGCAAGGACGCGATCGAGTCCGATGAGGAAGGCGCGACCAAGGACGTCGAGTTGATCGGTGCCGCGCTGCGCGTGGAGCACTACGAGATCGCCGGATATACTGCGGCGATCGCCATTGCGAAGTCGC
This window harbors:
- a CDS encoding ferritin-like domain-containing protein; the protein is MSLQDVFLEELRDLYSAENQLVKALPKMAKATKTESLKTAFTNHLEETKGQVERLKQAFQILGKKPTGQHCNGMEGVVEEGKDAIESDEEGATKDVELIGAALRVEHYEIAGYTAAIAIAKSLGQKEIAALLNANLQEEVAAGKLLLGESKPALAGAASAKDATKAEKSDTPKTAKERESKKKSEQDQAAAAPALKKSAKA